The following are encoded in a window of Kitasatospora sp. NBC_01250 genomic DNA:
- a CDS encoding N-6 DNA methylase, with protein sequence MPPSPEVTAVEIARLAGVGRAAVSNWRKRHADFPQPVGGSEASPTFALPQVEDWLRRQGKIAELPLVERCRQQLDALRDPAGNPGAPLLPAGAFLLLLHRAPRRWAALAGEPDTRLALALPRAVAEVVGELLGDAGLGLLELPTLYGSTQLELCRMLARLTAEQGAAAAYEALLTTSRQSGQLPPEAAALLLALAGGPASILDPSCGLGAVLRAAPADAVRHGQERDPVTAGAALLRLALQAAPDAPVPLPLHLATGDALRADADPALLVDAVLCRPPYNERDWGYEELRYDARWLFDRTPPRAEPELAWLLHCLAHTRPGGLTALLLPPTVASRRSGRRLRAELLRTGALRAVLALPAGAAPPYGVPLHLWLLRRPDPRGAAPTRRLLLLDATATQPEQFDWPILHRTVLDGWQAFDAGGEVVERLGVHRVLDSIELLDDDTDLAPARHLPPPTPAGGASALADQRGRLGELLSMLAELDQRLPVVAETGAGQGAPMTTIGELARAGALELFSSGAGPAVRPWAEDLSATPVLTEQDLAAGRRPSAALAEAGAPGEGAALLARPGDVLAAALGGASALVVRPGDPADGAALGARLHLLRPDPALLDPEFLAGRLRSTAGARSASSHASTTSRLDVRRVQVPRLPIGSQRELGEAFGRIAAFAAGLRQAEELGRQLAQGLTDGLADGGLSLG encoded by the coding sequence ATGCCGCCGAGTCCCGAGGTCACCGCCGTCGAGATCGCCCGGCTCGCCGGGGTCGGGCGGGCGGCCGTCAGCAACTGGCGCAAGCGGCACGCCGACTTCCCGCAGCCGGTGGGCGGCAGCGAGGCCAGCCCCACCTTCGCGCTGCCCCAGGTCGAGGACTGGCTCCGCCGCCAGGGCAAGATCGCCGAACTGCCGCTGGTGGAGCGCTGCCGCCAGCAGCTCGACGCGCTGCGCGACCCGGCCGGGAACCCGGGGGCCCCGCTGCTGCCGGCCGGCGCCTTCCTGCTCCTGCTGCACCGGGCGCCCCGGCGCTGGGCCGCGCTGGCCGGCGAGCCGGACACCCGGCTCGCCCTGGCGCTGCCCCGGGCGGTGGCCGAGGTCGTGGGCGAGCTGCTCGGCGACGCGGGGCTCGGGCTGCTGGAGCTGCCGACGCTCTACGGCAGCACGCAGCTCGAACTCTGCCGGATGCTGGCCCGGCTGACGGCGGAGCAGGGTGCCGCCGCGGCCTACGAAGCGCTGCTCACCACCTCCCGGCAGTCCGGCCAGCTGCCGCCGGAGGCCGCGGCCCTGCTCCTCGCGCTCGCCGGTGGGCCCGCGAGCATCCTCGACCCGTCCTGCGGGCTCGGCGCCGTCCTGCGCGCCGCCCCGGCCGACGCCGTGCGCCACGGTCAGGAGCGCGACCCCGTGACGGCCGGCGCCGCGCTGCTGCGGCTCGCGCTGCAGGCCGCTCCGGACGCTCCGGTGCCGCTGCCGCTGCACCTGGCCACCGGGGACGCGCTGCGTGCCGACGCCGACCCCGCGCTGCTCGTCGACGCGGTGCTCTGCCGCCCGCCGTACAACGAACGCGACTGGGGGTACGAGGAGTTGCGCTACGACGCGCGCTGGCTCTTCGACCGGACGCCACCGCGCGCCGAGCCCGAACTGGCCTGGCTGCTGCACTGCCTGGCGCACACCCGCCCCGGTGGTCTGACCGCGCTGCTGCTGCCGCCCACCGTCGCCTCCCGCCGCTCGGGCCGCCGCCTGCGCGCCGAACTCCTGCGCACCGGCGCGCTGCGCGCCGTCCTCGCGCTGCCGGCGGGGGCGGCACCGCCCTACGGCGTGCCGCTCCACCTGTGGCTGCTGCGCCGGCCCGATCCGCGGGGCGCTGCGCCGACCCGTCGGCTGCTGCTGCTGGACGCGACCGCCACCCAGCCCGAGCAGTTCGACTGGCCGATCCTGCACCGCACGGTGCTGGACGGCTGGCAGGCCTTCGACGCCGGTGGCGAGGTGGTCGAGCGGCTGGGCGTCCACCGGGTGCTGGACTCGATCGAGCTGCTCGACGACGACACCGACCTCGCCCCGGCCCGCCACCTGCCGCCGCCGACCCCGGCGGGCGGCGCCTCGGCGCTGGCCGACCAGCGCGGGCGACTGGGCGAACTGCTCTCCATGCTGGCCGAGTTGGATCAGCGGCTGCCGGTGGTCGCGGAGACCGGGGCCGGCCAGGGTGCCCCGATGACCACCATCGGCGAGCTGGCCCGCGCCGGCGCCCTGGAGCTCTTCTCCTCCGGCGCAGGCCCGGCCGTCCGGCCGTGGGCCGAGGACCTGTCAGCCACCCCCGTGCTGACCGAGCAGGACCTCGCCGCCGGCCGCCGCCCGAGCGCCGCGCTGGCCGAGGCCGGTGCACCGGGCGAGGGCGCGGCCCTGCTCGCCCGGCCCGGCGACGTGCTGGCCGCGGCCCTGGGCGGCGCCAGTGCGCTGGTCGTCCGCCCCGGCGACCCGGCCGACGGCGCGGCTCTCGGCGCGCGCCTGCACCTGCTGCGTCCCGATCCGGCGCTGCTCGACCCGGAGTTCCTGGCGGGACGCCTGCGTTCCACCGCCGGTGCGCGCTCCGCCAGCAGCCACGCCTCCACCACCTCCCGCCTCGACGTCCGCCGGGTCCAGGTGCCCCGGTTGCCGATCGGGAGCCAGCGGGAGTTGGGCGAGGCCTTCGGCCGGATCGCCGCCTTCGCCGCCGGTCTGCGCCAGGCCGAGGAGCTGGGGCGGCAGTTGGCCCAGGGGCTGACGGACGGTCTGGCGGACGGCGGGCTGTCGCTGGGGTGA
- a CDS encoding VOC family protein, producing MFDNSKAFSSFSVNDLDQAKHFYAETLGLNVSDLTMEQQYRLLRLHLPGGGEVLIYPKEDHAPASFTVLNFPVADVEQAVDELAGRGVRFERYPGLATDEKGIFRGGGPHIAWFTDPAGNILAVLQEN from the coding sequence ATGTTCGACAACAGCAAGGCCTTCAGCAGCTTCTCCGTGAACGACCTCGACCAGGCCAAGCACTTCTACGCCGAGACCCTGGGGCTGAACGTCTCCGACCTGACCATGGAGCAGCAGTACCGGCTGCTGCGCCTGCACCTGCCCGGCGGCGGCGAGGTGCTGATCTACCCGAAGGAGGACCACGCCCCGGCGTCGTTCACCGTCCTCAACTTCCCGGTGGCCGACGTCGAGCAAGCCGTCGACGAGCTGGCCGGGCGCGGGGTGCGGTTCGAGCGCTACCCCGGGCTGGCCACCGACGAGAAGGGCATCTTCCGCGGCGGCGGCCCGCACATCGCGTGGTTCACCGACCCGGCGGGGAACATCCTCGCGGTGCTGCAGGAGAACTGA
- a CDS encoding nucleotide sugar dehydrogenase produces MRVVIAGQGYVGLPLAVRAAEVGHRVVGYDIDRRRIARLAGGDSYVEDIPNARLRPLLADGSYRPSAEPADLAGFDVAVITVPTPLRDGVPDLSFIEASGRLLAERLRPGALVVLESTTYPGTTEELLTPLLEKGSGLRAGIDFQVGYSPERIDPGNQQWRLENTPKVVSGIDTDSLHAVDDFYRQLVERTVPVSSCKEAELAKLLENTFRHVNIALVNELAVFAHELGIDIWEAIDAAATKPFGYLRFDPGPGVGGHCLPIDPSFLSWRVERALGRSFRFVELANDVNSHMPDYVVRRLATALNERRQAVKGSRILLLGLAYKKNTGDARETPAARVAELLTRMGAEVRAADPHVARVHLPGQRGPFSRVTRVTASPEELTAADAVVLLADHDDFDYATITEHARYVLDCRRRLTGAAVEVL; encoded by the coding sequence ATGCGTGTCGTCATCGCCGGTCAGGGCTACGTCGGACTCCCGCTCGCGGTTCGCGCCGCCGAGGTCGGCCACCGGGTCGTCGGATACGACATCGACCGGCGCCGGATCGCCCGGCTGGCCGGCGGCGACTCGTACGTGGAGGACATCCCGAACGCGCGGCTGCGGCCGCTGCTCGCCGACGGCAGCTACCGGCCCTCCGCGGAGCCGGCCGACCTGGCCGGCTTCGACGTCGCCGTGATCACCGTGCCCACCCCGCTGCGGGACGGGGTGCCCGACCTCTCCTTCATCGAGGCCTCCGGCCGGCTGCTGGCCGAGCGGCTGCGGCCCGGGGCGCTGGTGGTGCTGGAGTCCACCACCTATCCCGGCACCACCGAGGAGCTGCTCACCCCGCTGCTGGAGAAGGGCTCGGGGCTGCGCGCCGGGATCGACTTCCAGGTCGGCTACAGCCCCGAGCGGATCGACCCGGGCAACCAGCAGTGGCGGCTGGAGAACACCCCGAAGGTGGTCTCCGGCATCGACACCGACTCGCTGCACGCGGTGGACGACTTCTACCGGCAGCTGGTGGAGCGCACGGTGCCGGTCTCCTCGTGCAAGGAGGCCGAGCTGGCCAAGCTGCTGGAGAACACCTTCCGGCACGTCAACATCGCCCTGGTCAACGAGCTCGCGGTGTTCGCCCACGAGCTGGGCATCGACATCTGGGAGGCGATCGACGCCGCCGCCACCAAGCCGTTCGGCTACCTGCGCTTCGACCCGGGCCCGGGGGTGGGCGGGCACTGCCTGCCGATCGACCCCTCGTTCCTGTCCTGGCGGGTCGAGCGGGCGCTCGGCCGGTCGTTCCGCTTCGTCGAGCTGGCCAACGACGTCAACAGCCACATGCCCGACTACGTGGTGCGGCGCCTGGCCACCGCGCTGAACGAGCGCCGCCAGGCGGTCAAGGGCTCGCGCATCCTGCTGCTCGGCCTGGCCTACAAGAAGAACACCGGGGACGCCCGCGAGACCCCCGCCGCCCGGGTCGCCGAGCTGCTCACCCGGATGGGCGCCGAGGTCCGCGCCGCCGATCCGCACGTGGCCCGCGTCCACCTGCCCGGCCAGCGCGGCCCCTTCTCCCGCGTCACCCGCGTCACCGCCAGCCCCGAGGAGCTGACGGCGGCGGACGCGGTGGTCCTGCTGGCCGACCACGACGACTTCGACTACGCCACGATCACCGAACACGCCCGGTACGTCCTGGACTGCCGACGCCGCCTCACCGGCGCGGCGGTCGAGGTGCTCTAG
- a CDS encoding SUKH-4 family immunity protein, producing MMTYAQAQDLATEWINGGVSPFQQREVRVREFDLGFVCWAEDRDGGPSSDGGAVKLVIARETGASTLWPALPVNEVVHRYEAQYGRPAQGSAPGAVKPVPAPAEATSFLLSPPQWMLDAGAAAIAAEAEQLGAAQGADQGPAPAEPAAPAAPVEPVGPVGPIAGPPPVPGLPDQVPPVPVMAQPAPPAVPAAPAVLTEPPVSDRPAGDAPTMLAPPPSWELEEHGEERPSAPATPPEAMTVRMPPPAAEAPVAAPPVPVPAPAAPQAPVGGYAPTMLASDGPPGLMGLPGAPVASAPPAPAVPAPVGPPVPPSPAPGVEYAPTMLASDGPPGLMGLPGAPVAPPAGGRGGVGAPPPPPPGGLLHAGGSGAEAPAAAGGRGSGSTPPPPPPGALRGAPAHPGAPVAPPAGGRGGVGAPPPPPPGALRGAAAPAAGSGDLADADTSKAAPPSRQGAQGGGVAHAATQLASALPGAPGFPGGPVPGAPDVPGAPGLPGAAAPVPGLPPQGAPVPPGVPTVGPGYLAVLSYRAPDGSEQKVMHRSEPGTPHPEWRILQELRRLGVPAEQVLELHTELEACDLPGGYCSRLIASSWPNVRITHTAGYGREHQARQAGMAHLLNHLDELHQLAAGPRRPRPVRVPLPAPGSIPPAAPVPPQQIGAELAQYFGPAVFRYEQRAVSRQGVPEAVAQTLVWAGLPTSFGPFFWAHAPENRPIPTLAELAAERGRQAAPDAGGYLVLGNDYGRQLCVQYGTAAVVAVDLEGTAQAPRFVNTGVPEFVRSLALLGRMWPLRYGLTPDQAGRWTTDFQAELAAIDPAALQAPDTWWAVLLEQFWDGLL from the coding sequence ATGATGACGTACGCGCAGGCACAGGACCTGGCGACGGAGTGGATCAACGGCGGGGTGTCGCCCTTCCAGCAGCGCGAGGTGCGGGTACGGGAGTTCGACCTCGGCTTCGTCTGCTGGGCCGAGGACCGCGACGGCGGCCCCTCCTCGGACGGCGGGGCGGTCAAGCTGGTGATCGCCCGGGAGACCGGGGCGAGCACGCTCTGGCCCGCGCTGCCGGTCAACGAGGTGGTGCACCGCTACGAGGCGCAGTACGGCCGGCCGGCCCAGGGCAGCGCGCCCGGGGCGGTCAAGCCGGTGCCCGCTCCGGCCGAGGCGACCTCCTTCCTGCTCAGCCCGCCGCAGTGGATGCTGGACGCCGGTGCGGCGGCGATCGCCGCCGAGGCGGAGCAGCTGGGGGCCGCGCAGGGCGCCGACCAGGGGCCGGCTCCCGCCGAGCCCGCCGCGCCCGCCGCGCCGGTCGAGCCCGTCGGGCCCGTCGGGCCGATCGCCGGGCCCCCGCCGGTCCCGGGCCTGCCCGATCAGGTGCCGCCCGTGCCGGTGATGGCCCAGCCCGCGCCGCCCGCGGTGCCGGCGGCGCCCGCCGTGCTGACGGAGCCGCCGGTCTCGGACCGGCCGGCCGGTGACGCACCGACCATGCTCGCGCCGCCGCCCAGCTGGGAGCTGGAGGAGCACGGCGAGGAGCGGCCGTCGGCCCCGGCCACCCCGCCGGAGGCCATGACGGTCCGGATGCCGCCGCCGGCCGCCGAGGCGCCCGTCGCGGCGCCGCCTGTTCCGGTGCCCGCGCCTGCCGCGCCCCAGGCGCCGGTGGGCGGGTACGCGCCGACCATGCTGGCGTCGGACGGTCCGCCCGGCCTGATGGGCCTGCCCGGCGCGCCGGTCGCGTCGGCACCGCCCGCGCCGGCCGTGCCCGCACCCGTCGGGCCCCCCGTCCCGCCGTCCCCCGCCCCCGGCGTCGAGTACGCGCCGACGATGCTCGCCTCCGACGGCCCGCCCGGCCTGATGGGCCTGCCCGGCGCCCCCGTGGCGCCCCCGGCGGGCGGCCGTGGTGGTGTCGGCGCTCCGCCGCCCCCGCCGCCCGGCGGGCTGCTGCACGCGGGTGGCAGTGGCGCGGAGGCCCCGGCAGCCGCCGGTGGCCGCGGGTCCGGCAGCACGCCGCCGCCCCCGCCGCCCGGTGCGCTGCGTGGCGCGCCTGCTCACCCGGGTGCGCCGGTGGCGCCCCCGGCGGGCGGTCGTGGCGGCGTCGGCGCTCCGCCGCCCCCGCCGCCGGGAGCGCTGCGCGGTGCGGCCGCGCCCGCCGCCGGTAGCGGGGACCTGGCCGACGCCGACACCTCCAAGGCCGCCCCGCCGTCCCGTCAGGGCGCCCAGGGCGGTGGCGTCGCGCACGCCGCGACCCAGCTGGCCTCGGCCCTCCCGGGCGCCCCCGGCTTCCCCGGCGGCCCGGTGCCCGGAGCGCCGGACGTGCCCGGCGCCCCCGGCCTGCCCGGTGCCGCCGCGCCGGTCCCCGGGCTGCCGCCGCAGGGCGCCCCGGTGCCGCCGGGCGTGCCGACCGTCGGCCCCGGCTACCTGGCCGTGCTCAGCTACCGCGCCCCCGACGGCTCCGAGCAGAAGGTGATGCACCGCAGCGAGCCCGGCACCCCGCACCCGGAGTGGCGGATCCTGCAGGAGCTGCGCCGGCTCGGCGTGCCGGCCGAGCAGGTGCTGGAGCTGCACACCGAACTGGAGGCCTGCGACCTGCCCGGCGGCTACTGCTCCCGGCTGATCGCCTCCTCGTGGCCCAACGTGCGGATCACCCACACCGCCGGGTACGGCCGCGAGCACCAGGCCCGCCAGGCCGGCATGGCGCACCTGCTCAACCACCTGGACGAGCTGCACCAGCTGGCCGCCGGCCCGCGCCGCCCGCGTCCGGTCCGGGTGCCGCTGCCCGCTCCCGGCAGCATCCCGCCGGCCGCCCCCGTCCCGCCGCAGCAGATCGGTGCCGAGCTCGCGCAGTACTTCGGCCCCGCCGTCTTCCGCTACGAGCAGCGGGCGGTCTCCCGGCAGGGGGTGCCCGAGGCGGTGGCGCAGACCCTGGTCTGGGCGGGCCTGCCGACCAGCTTCGGACCGTTCTTCTGGGCGCACGCACCGGAGAACCGGCCGATCCCGACGCTGGCCGAGCTGGCCGCCGAGCGCGGTCGCCAGGCCGCGCCCGATGCGGGCGGCTACCTGGTGCTCGGAAACGACTACGGACGGCAACTCTGTGTGCAGTACGGCACAGCGGCCGTGGTCGCGGTGGACCTGGAGGGAACCGCGCAGGCCCCGCGCTTCGTCAACACTGGCGTACCGGAGTTCGTCCGGTCGCTCGCCCTGCTCGGTCGGATGTGGCCGTTGCGCTACGGCCTGACCCCGGATCAGGCCGGGCGCTGGACCACCGACTTCCAGGCCGAGCTGGCCGCGATCGACCCGGCCGCCCTCCAGGCACCGGACACCTGGTGGGCGGTCCTCCTGGAGCAGTTCTGGGACGGCCTGCTCTAG
- a CDS encoding DUF4352 domain-containing protein, translated as MRSTTTARRRSSSLGLLAGTALLALATTACGPTGTSTVSTKPVQNSAAAGSASTAAGGSKAPANAKVGDTIALKGMDKGAAADVTVVKVVDNAPSANDFHPADGKRWIAVQFRIKNTGTAAYSDAPDNGAGVLDDKGQSYSAVIADTTAGPSFPTPANIAPGDSALGFITFEVPADAKIAKTQFGLDSGFADQAGQWNLG; from the coding sequence ATGCGCAGCACCACCACCGCCCGCCGCCGCTCCAGCTCGCTCGGTCTGCTGGCGGGCACCGCCCTGCTGGCCCTGGCCACCACCGCCTGCGGGCCGACCGGCACCAGCACGGTCAGCACCAAGCCCGTGCAGAACTCCGCCGCGGCCGGCTCCGCCAGCACCGCGGCCGGCGGCAGCAAGGCCCCCGCCAACGCCAAGGTCGGCGACACCATCGCGCTCAAGGGCATGGACAAGGGCGCCGCCGCCGACGTCACCGTGGTCAAGGTGGTCGACAACGCCCCGAGCGCCAACGACTTCCACCCCGCCGACGGCAAGCGCTGGATCGCCGTGCAGTTCCGGATCAAGAACACCGGCACCGCCGCCTACAGCGACGCCCCGGACAACGGCGCCGGCGTGCTCGACGACAAGGGCCAGTCCTACAGCGCGGTGATCGCCGACACCACCGCCGGCCCGAGCTTCCCCACCCCCGCGAACATCGCCCCCGGCGACAGCGCGCTCGGCTTCATCACCTTCGAGGTGCCCGCCGACGCCAAGATCGCCAAGACCCAGTTCGGCCTCGACAGCGGCTTCGCCGACCAGGCCGGGCAGTGGAACCTCGGCTGA
- the mfd gene encoding transcription-repair coupling factor produces the protein MSLTGLLDVVVRDTALAEAIEAAASGHRPHLDLVGPPAARPFVVAALARSLAAGAGERGRPVLAVTATGREAEDLAASLRSLLPPDAVAEYPAWETLPHERLSPRSDTVGRRLAVLRRIVHPRADDPSAGPVQVVVAPVRSVLQPQVKGLAELEPVALRGGGSADLDEVARRLAAAAYARVELVEKRGEFAVRGGILDVFPPTEEHPLRVEFWGDEVEEIRYFKVADQRSLEIAEHGLWAPPCRELLLTEQVRARAAELAVRHPELAEILDKIAEGIAVEGMESLAPVLVDDMELLLDVLPAGSVTVVCDPERVRTRAADLVATSQEFLHASWVAAASGGDRPIDVEQIDVSAASLRSLAEVREHAGAIGLPWWSVSPFATSDAEVGSVLARGGAADWHSDGNTLTLGMHAVEAYRGDTARAVADAKERLTTDWRVVMVTEGQGPASRLAEVLGNEGIAARLVPDLTQAPTRDVVHVACGSIEHGFVDEALKLTVITETDLSGQRSSTKDMRRMPSRRRNAIDPLALAAGDYVVHEAHGVGRYVEMVQRTVQGATREYLVLEYAPAKRGHPGDRLFVPTDQLDQVTKYVGGEAPTLHRLGGADWAKTKQRAKKAVKEIAADLIKLYSARMAAPGYTFGPDTPWQRELEDAFPYAETPDQLTTIAEVKSDMEKSVPMDRLICGDVGYGKTEIAVRAAFKAVQDGKQVAVLVPTTLLVQQHFSTFAERYANFPVVVKALSRFQSDTEAKAVLEGLRDGSVDVVIGTHRLFSSETKFKDLGLVIVDEEQRFGVEHKEQLKKLRANVDVLTMSATPIPRTLEMAVTGIREMSTITTPPEERHPVLTFVGPYDEKQISAAIRRELLREGQVFYIHNRVESIDKAAARLKDLVPEARIATAHGQMGETALEKVVVDFWEKEFDVLVSTTIVESGIDISNANTLIVERGDTFGLSQLHQLRGRVGRGRERGYAYMLYPPEKPLTETAHERLATIAQHTEMGAGMYVAMKDLEIRGAGNLLGGEQSGHIAGVGFDLYMRMVGEAVAEFRESLAGGGGEVEEEPLEVKIELPVDAHVPHDYAPGERLRLQAYRSIAAVNSEADIEQVRAELTDRYGKLPDPVENLLLVAALRLYARRCGVADITLQGANVRFGPVELRESQQLRLNRLYPRSQVKAATSQVLVPRPTTARIGGKPVVGRELLAWCGTFLTTMFEELAAAKK, from the coding sequence ATGAGCCTGACCGGTTTGCTCGATGTCGTGGTTCGCGACACCGCCCTCGCCGAGGCGATCGAGGCGGCGGCCAGCGGCCATCGCCCGCATCTCGACCTGGTCGGCCCGCCCGCCGCGCGGCCGTTCGTGGTCGCCGCGCTGGCCCGCTCGCTGGCCGCGGGGGCCGGCGAGCGGGGCCGCCCGGTGCTCGCGGTGACCGCCACCGGTCGGGAGGCCGAGGACCTGGCCGCCAGCCTGCGTTCGCTGCTGCCGCCGGACGCCGTCGCGGAGTACCCCGCCTGGGAGACGCTGCCGCACGAGCGGCTCTCGCCGCGCTCGGACACCGTGGGCCGCCGGCTCGCGGTGCTGCGCCGGATCGTTCATCCGCGGGCCGACGACCCGTCCGCCGGGCCGGTGCAGGTGGTCGTCGCGCCGGTCCGCTCGGTGCTGCAGCCGCAGGTCAAGGGGCTGGCCGAGCTGGAGCCGGTGGCGCTGCGCGGTGGCGGGTCGGCGGACCTGGACGAGGTGGCGCGGCGGCTGGCCGCGGCTGCCTATGCGCGGGTCGAACTGGTCGAGAAGCGCGGTGAGTTCGCGGTGCGCGGCGGCATCCTGGACGTCTTCCCGCCGACCGAGGAGCACCCGCTGCGGGTGGAGTTCTGGGGCGACGAGGTCGAGGAGATCCGGTACTTCAAGGTCGCCGACCAGCGCTCGCTGGAGATCGCCGAGCACGGGCTGTGGGCGCCGCCCTGCCGGGAGCTGCTGCTCACCGAGCAGGTGCGGGCACGGGCCGCGGAGCTCGCCGTGCGCCACCCCGAGCTGGCCGAGATCCTGGACAAGATCGCCGAGGGGATCGCGGTCGAGGGCATGGAGTCGCTGGCCCCGGTGCTGGTGGACGACATGGAGCTGCTGCTCGACGTGCTGCCGGCCGGCTCGGTCACGGTGGTCTGCGACCCCGAGCGGGTCCGCACCCGGGCGGCCGACCTGGTGGCGACCAGTCAGGAGTTCCTGCACGCCTCCTGGGTGGCGGCGGCCTCCGGCGGCGACCGCCCGATCGACGTCGAGCAGATCGACGTCTCCGCCGCCTCACTGCGCTCGCTGGCCGAGGTGCGCGAGCACGCCGGCGCGATCGGCCTGCCCTGGTGGTCGGTCAGCCCGTTCGCGACCAGCGACGCGGAGGTCGGCTCGGTACTGGCCCGCGGCGGAGCCGCTGACTGGCACAGTGACGGCAACACGCTGACCCTGGGCATGCACGCGGTGGAGGCCTACCGCGGCGACACCGCGCGGGCCGTGGCGGACGCCAAGGAGCGGCTGACCACCGACTGGCGGGTCGTCATGGTGACGGAGGGTCAGGGTCCGGCCTCCCGGCTGGCGGAGGTGCTCGGCAACGAGGGCATCGCGGCCCGGCTGGTCCCGGACCTGACCCAGGCGCCCACCCGCGACGTCGTCCACGTCGCCTGCGGCTCGATCGAGCACGGCTTCGTGGACGAGGCGCTCAAGCTCACGGTGATCACCGAGACCGACCTGTCCGGGCAGCGCTCCTCCACCAAGGACATGCGCCGGATGCCGTCCCGGCGGCGCAACGCGATCGACCCGCTGGCCCTGGCGGCCGGCGACTACGTGGTGCACGAGGCGCACGGGGTGGGCCGCTACGTCGAGATGGTGCAGCGCACCGTCCAGGGCGCCACCCGCGAGTACCTGGTGCTGGAGTACGCGCCGGCCAAGCGCGGGCACCCCGGCGACCGGCTCTTCGTGCCGACCGACCAGCTGGACCAGGTGACCAAGTACGTCGGCGGCGAGGCCCCGACCCTGCACCGGCTCGGCGGCGCGGACTGGGCCAAGACCAAGCAGCGGGCCAAGAAGGCGGTCAAGGAGATCGCCGCCGACCTGATCAAGCTCTACTCGGCCCGGATGGCCGCCCCCGGGTACACCTTCGGGCCGGACACGCCCTGGCAGCGCGAGCTGGAGGACGCGTTCCCGTACGCGGAGACGCCCGACCAGCTGACCACCATCGCCGAGGTCAAGTCCGACATGGAGAAGTCGGTCCCGATGGACCGGCTGATCTGCGGCGACGTCGGCTACGGGAAGACCGAGATCGCTGTGCGCGCGGCCTTCAAGGCGGTGCAGGACGGCAAGCAGGTGGCCGTGCTGGTGCCCACCACGCTGCTGGTGCAGCAGCACTTCTCGACCTTCGCCGAGCGGTACGCCAACTTCCCCGTGGTGGTCAAGGCGCTGTCACGGTTCCAGAGCGACACCGAGGCGAAGGCGGTCCTGGAGGGCCTGCGCGACGGGTCGGTGGACGTGGTGATCGGTACCCACCGGCTCTTCTCCAGCGAGACGAAGTTCAAGGACCTCGGCCTGGTCATCGTGGACGAGGAGCAGCGCTTCGGCGTCGAGCACAAGGAGCAGCTGAAGAAGCTGCGGGCCAACGTGGACGTGCTGACGATGTCCGCGACCCCGATCCCGCGCACCCTGGAGATGGCGGTCACCGGCATCCGCGAGATGTCCACCATCACCACCCCGCCGGAGGAGCGGCACCCGGTGCTGACCTTCGTCGGTCCCTACGACGAGAAGCAGATCTCGGCCGCGATCCGGCGTGAACTGCTGCGCGAGGGACAGGTCTTCTACATCCACAACCGGGTCGAGTCGATCGACAAGGCGGCCGCAAGGCTCAAGGACCTGGTGCCGGAGGCGCGGATCGCCACCGCGCACGGGCAGATGGGGGAGACGGCCCTGGAGAAGGTGGTGGTCGACTTCTGGGAGAAGGAGTTCGACGTGCTGGTCTCCACCACGATCGTCGAGTCGGGCATCGACATCTCCAACGCCAACACGCTGATCGTGGAGCGCGGCGACACCTTCGGCCTCTCCCAGCTGCACCAGCTGCGCGGCCGGGTGGGCCGTGGCCGAGAGCGCGGCTACGCCTACATGCTCTACCCGCCGGAGAAGCCGCTCACCGAGACCGCGCACGAGCGCCTGGCCACCATCGCCCAGCACACCGAGATGGGCGCGGGCATGTACGTGGCGATGAAGGACCTGGAGATCCGCGGTGCGGGCAACCTGCTCGGCGGCGAGCAGTCCGGGCACATCGCGGGCGTCGGCTTCGACCTCTACATGCGGATGGTCGGCGAGGCGGTGGCCGAGTTCCGCGAGTCGCTGGCGGGCGGTGGCGGGGAGGTGGAGGAGGAGCCGCTGGAGGTGAAGATCGAGCTGCCGGTGGACGCCCACGTGCCGCACGACTACGCACCGGGCGAGCGGCTGCGCCTGCAGGCGTACCGCTCGATCGCCGCGGTCAACTCCGAGGCCGACATCGAGCAGGTGCGCGCCGAACTCACCGACCGCTACGGCAAGCTGCCCGACCCGGTGGAGAATCTGCTGCTGGTGGCGGCGCTGCGGCTGTACGCGCGGCGCTGCGGGGTCGCGGACATCACGCTGCAGGGCGCGAACGTGCGCTTCGGCCCGGTCGAGCTGCGCGAGTCCCAGCAGCTGCGGCTGAACCGGCTCTACCCGCGCAGCCAGGTCAAGGCGGCCACCTCGCAGGTGCTGGTGCCGCGGCCGACGACCGCGCGGATCGGCGGCAAGCCGGTGGTCGGACGGGAGCTGCTGGCCTGGTGCGGGACCTTCCTGACTACCATGTTCGAGGAGCTGGCGGCGGCGAAGAAGTAG